In the Panthera leo isolate Ple1 chromosome D3, P.leo_Ple1_pat1.1, whole genome shotgun sequence genome, AAAAGAAACACTGGAAACCACGGCTGCAAATCTTGATACGATTTAGACAACCTCTGTGCATGGGTGGCTTTAGCAACGTCTGAGCCATGTCGTGTGACTTGTTCAGGGTCTCAACCGTGCGCGGGCACTGTGGGCTTTTGCATTTGGAGGCTGCTGTTTGCAGTCTCTGCAGACCAGACATGAATACTCTGAAGGAACAAAGCAGGTGGATGGAATGTcgggggcagggtggtgggggcaggggagggaacgGGGTGGTAATTTTCTCGCCCGCCTTGACGTTTGTATTGGGGAGTGTCGGGAAGGGGTCTCCAGAATCGGGAGGATGCTAAGAGCGGGGTgtgtgccctccctctctcccgaCAGCGAGCCCACGCAGTGCACCATGCTGTACTCGCGCCAGGGGACCACGGAAACCATAGCGGAGGTGGAGGCCGAGCAGGATGACGAGGCGGTGGCCAAAGACGCCgaccagggaggggaggaggccgcGGACTTGGGGCCGGAGGAGGCCTCGGAGGCCTCGGAGGCCGGCCTCACCCCAGATGCCGAGCTGCCGCACTACTCCACCGAGGATGGGGACGTGGAGGCGCCTCCCTCCTACAGCAAGGCGGTCAGCTTCGAGCGCCTGTCCTTCGGCTCGCGGGACGACTCTGCAGGCCAGAGCCACATGGCCGTGAGCCCTGACGAGAGCCGCTCAGACAGGCTCGAGTCCAGCATCTTACCGCCCCTGACTCACGAGCTGACGGCCAGCGAGCTGCTGCTGAACAAGTAagagtgctggggggggggggggggggtgatctGCAGGTTGTGGGTAGACAAACTCCCATGGACAACCGTCCACCTGGACATTCAGAGCAAACAGACCCAATGTTCAGTGCTCCCATCGTGAAGCACAGAACTAGCCAAAGCCGTCCGTGATAGACAGTTGTGCACACATTTCTTCCTCCAGTAGGCTATTAGGTTGACTCCGCCAGAACTCTGGCCacatgggaaggaggggagggacaagaGGGATCATGcaaagcagaaatcagtgatttggAGAAATGAAGACGAGTTTATTCTCATGTTGTTTATTTGAACAGGATGTTCCATGATGACGAGCTGGAAGAGTCCGAAAAATTCTATGTTGGCCAACCCCGGTTCTTGCTGTTGTTCTATGCCACGTACAACACTCTGGTGGCCCGCTCAGAAATGGTGTGTTATTTTGTGATCATCCTCAACCACATGGTCTCTGCCTCCATGATCACCCTTGTGCTTCCCATTCTGATCTTCCTCTGGGCCATGCTGTCTGTGCCCAGGCCCAGTAGACGATTCTGGATGATGGCCATTGTCTACACAGAGGTAAGCCTTGAGTGGGAATTGCTAATGAATCGCTTCCGGCATTCACTCGAGGCAGGCCAGCCCTGTCTCCCAGACAGTTTCGCGCAGGACATTCAAGTAAATGGATGTTCTTAGATACGCAAATGACTATTAACTAACAGTTATTTAGTGCTGGCGATTGTACATGTCTTTTCACAGGTCACACCACACCAAGATAGGCACCAATATCGTTTGGTTTAACATATAAGGAAACAGCTTTAGCGAGTTGAAATAACTGACCCAGGCTGCCCAACTGGCAAGTGATGGGGGAGGCTTTTGAAATCTGGTCATCTGTCCTATGATAGGAACTACTGAAATAATGTGTTATTTATGCAGAAATTAGTGTCTCGTGCCAGTGGATGTCCAGTGAATGGAGGCTGAATTAAACAACACAGTAAGCAATTTGAATGTAGTTTGATACAACATGcatatttcccatttttaagcTTAAAGCCAGtttcaacacacaaaaacacaaagtCACATAAGCACCTACCTAAAAATCTGAAGAACACGAGGGTAAATTACCATTTCATTTTCATCACGTGTGAGGGGACAGGAGACACTCTTCCCAATTATATGAACCTGTTTTTCTATCCTTCCCCATCAAATATATGCAATGTCACAAACTCCCATGACAACCATAAAATTGGGAATTAAAAGGGAGGCTCAATAGCCTTTTTTTCCTTGGGTTATTGTAGTTCTTTGTGTTCTGAGGTCTTTGAAGAAGGCGAATTTTCTTACCTTGCTCATAAAGGAAAGTTTTCACTAACATTGGTAGTGTAGTTGCTTCTTAAAGGATAGAATTCATGATGGATGTACATTGAGATTCCAGGAATTTTTTAGGTTTATAGGTAATTCGCcagtaaaataaagcaaagctTTTATCAAAGCATCTCGAAAGTATCAGTGtaaagtatgtattttatttccatagtaattatttaaatacttataaAAGGTGGAAAGCCAACTACCTAGCTATCACTTTAAGTAGACTGTCACGATCTTgccaaaataatcatttttaagtctTACTTCCATCACATAAACTTTGTGATCCGGGACATAAATGACCCCCTATTTGGGGAATGGGTCCATTCTCTGTACCACCTCTGTACAGAGGTGAGGGAGTTTCTAACCTAGAAGTGAAGGAAGGGAGTTTCTAATGTAGaagtgaaggaagaaggaaattctCTAAAAATTTAGAGAAGGGAACAAGAGCTACTTACGTTATTTCATcataaaatgaaatcttcctAGTTAAGTTAAATTGGGGTTCCCCATTTTCTCTGTCACACCAAGAAGGGAGGAAGTAGAAGATTAAGGTGATGTTAATTCACTCTACAAGTTAGACTATGCACCAAAACCCAGGAACTATGCCAAGCATAAGAAGaggacaataaatttaataaaaaacttttttaaaaaaaaagttgtttctgtttctcaatgGCTCACAAACCAATATGGTGGACACATAGGATGTAAACAAAGAATTGCCCTACAGTACAACACAAAACTGCATTAGAGAGCATACAAGAAATACGGATATGATCTGTGCCTCATGCAGCCTGGGTGGTGTGGAGAGAGGCCATCATAGCATCTTCTCAGTAGAAGACAAGTGAGTCTTAACGGATGAGTGTAAGGTCATCAAAGGACAAAAAGCAAAGGGTCAAACAAAGGTATAGACACTCTGACATGTGCCCAGAATGACACATGGCTTGTGATGGCTGGGAGGCAGGCCGTGAGTGGACGGCACGGTAGTAGGCTCTTGGGAATGTCAACAGGGTGTATGCTCAGGACTCTCTCCCCTTGGTATGAAAGTTTTTGAAAAGACGGTGAGAGGTCATGGGATGTGAACTGACCCAATGGCCACGAGGCTGAAGATGAATGGGGTAAGTGAGAAGTTTTAGTAAGTGACCCAAATGGGTTGGGGGTGCgagtgagaaggaaagaggcaAAGATAGTCTTCAGGTATCTGCTCTGGCATCCGTTTGTGGCAGTGCTGCTCAGCATGGTAAGAAACACAGGACTGTTCTTTGCGGAAGCTTGGCTATAAGAAGGAGAGAGACGGGAGGAGGGTAAAGTGACTCTAGGTCGAAAGAGGACTtcgaaaaatattttttatggatgaattgCGTGAATTGCAATTGATTCCCGGTGACCCAGCTGTCAGAGGGATGTTTAGATGAGGCCTGtcaattttctcatgtgtctttGTCACAGACTGCTTCTCCCCAACATTTGTACCCTTAACTAGTCACCACAACCGgcaagtttttatttctttttatttcttcttgaggaGAACTTCCAGGGAGCAACGAAATGgtgagaacaggggcacctgggtggctcagtcggttaagtatctgacttcggcacaggtcatgagctcgcggttcgtgggttcgagtcctgcatcggactctgctgacagtgcagagcctggagcctgcttcagaatctgcatctccctctgtctctgcccctcccccactcacgctctaccccctctgcctctcaaaaataaaacattaaaaaaaatttgttttaatggtgAGAACAAAGAGgtcagaggaaaatgaaaataggcATCAAAACTGCCTGAGATGCTCAGGAAGATTACAAATGAAAGcaatatgtaaaatatagaaTTCTTTTTGTTCAAGTTTGTCCTCTTTACCATATCTTAATAGCTGAGTAGTTAAACCTTATTAAATCAGTATAAACTAGCCAagttctgaaaaatagaaaaaatcatAAGTAGGTGCCGTGAGTAACCTGGCCAGCACTGATGTATCTGCAGTCCTGCCCTGGCAGCAGTAAGATATTGTTCTTGGTCTAAAGTCCATGTACGAATGATAATGTTATTTTTCCACATCATTGTGTGTGATCTTATCACCAAAACTGTGAAATGatctttttcttagcttttatATCACTATTTTTCATATAGAACCATTCTTaaaaggagtgatttttttttttccatcatctgCATGTAGGTGGCAATTGTGGTCAAGTATTTCTTCCAATTTGGCTTCTTTCCCTGGAACAAGAACGTGGAATTGAACAAAGATAAACCTTTCCACCCACCGAATATCATAGgagtggagaagaaagaaggctATGTCCTTTATGATCTCATTCAGCTCTTGGCTCTTTTCTTCCATCGGTCCATTTTGAAGGTACTGCACGTTAACACTTAACCGGGTCATGTTGATCATTGCAGCCCCCCATGATACTCCTGGAGAACCTGAACATTACGATTGGCGATGAGGCCAAGGCATATGGGGCTCAATAAGGGAAACTGTAATAAACTTGGAAGAGAATTCCCCCATATTTCTACTTCTATTATGAACATATCATAATTAATCCATATTTGTGGGAATTATGTTAGAGAAAATGCATAACCTTGCAGAGGTATGTTATCCAAGGAAACCACTTAGCCAAAACTGAGTTTGCCTGAATTTTCTAGTTCTTCTGATAAATTACCTGAATTCATGCAGTTTACTAATTCTTGTTATGAATATATTAACAAATGTGTTAACATTATgttttcagttctagaaattgAAGTTTAAATTTCTGCGTTTAAGACATGGTGGTATTATGTTGTATGTGAACTACACctccgtttaaaaaaaaaaagacatgattgTATAAATTTGGTCACTTCACAACTCTCTTGCAACTTGTATCCTTtttcacatcatttaaaaaatgtatataaacctTTAGGCATTTTGCTGCCTTCTCATTAATAGTTCAGTGGTTTAGCAGCTACAGTTGAATATTTAAAGCatagaataaacaaaattttggCGTTTCCTATTGATATACTTACTCTGGTTTCTTAGAAAATTTCATATCTATGGTGAATGTATTTGAGGTACTCTTATGCTGAAATTTTGGCTAATGATATGAAAAATCGTTTTTAGAATGACAAATCTTTTCATAAGGAGACAAAACTACCCTACAGCTTTGGAAATCTAGGAAACCAAACAGTTCAAACTACGTGGAAATTTCAAATGTGGTTAAAACTATCCTATTTGGTATGAATTGCTATAGATCTTATAAATAATTGGAAGAATTCACTAACAAATACACTACTATGAAAGTAGTAAAAGAATCTAAACATGTTCCAATGTTGGCCAAAgagaaaacaacttttaaaacgatttaaaagaaaaaaaaatgatttaaaagaaatcaatataAGTTGGAAAATCCCATTAGGAAAATCTAGAATGTTTGTTATGTTTTCAAGAATGCATCCACTgacttttcttcttgaaataataTACGTATTAATATTTAagaatagggacgcctgggtggctcagtcagttaagtgtcagactcttgattttggtgcagatcatgatctcatggtttatgggatcatgccccacgtcaggctccacactgggcatgaagcctgcttcagattttctctctccccttctctctgcccctccccacctcaaaataaataaataaactttaaaaattaaaaataaaagaataatctgTGTATTAGGTGACATTGTCTTTTAGTGAATTGATCATGCTCCAAGTTATTTTTTGACCAACTGAATTTTGGCAAATTGGACTGGAGCTCTTATCCTCTACAGCATGTGTCAGAGGGAGGACTAGGTGAGCTCCTGGGGAATAAATGCATAGCCTGGCAGTCTGGGCACTCAGGAGGCAGTGGGCTCACTGGGGAGCTTCAAGAAATGGCAGGAAGGTCATTGTAAGGTGGGTTTGCTGTCCAGGTAACCTCTTGCACCAGCAAGACCCCTGGTTTTTCTCAGCCTCTCCTGCTATCCTTCCTCCTGCTGTCCTACCAgccccttttgcccatttctttgaAGCAAAATGCAGGCTCTACAGAGTGCATCACAATCTCTGTCTCATATGTGGGCCAACATTTTTTGAGTAGAGTATTTGCAGCTCTGTTCCTGACCCAGCCGTGGGTGATGCAGGGGTTCACAGCTTACCGTGGATGTTCAGGGAGACACAGCATTTGTATGTATTCAAGTGTAGGTATTTGGTGAACATGGACGGTGGGGCTAAATTCACCCACTGATATTTAAAATGCTACTTGTAAGCACAGAGAAATATGTTCTAGAAAGTGCTTTCCCTCAGGAACGAGTTAAGTGATTATAACTTCGCCTTTACTCCATCTGCCAGACATGATCTGCATCCATGTCAATTAGTTAGCCAAACTCATGATCTGCACCAGCCCGTCCCCGCTCTCTGGGACTATCATAAACATCTAGGTAATAAGCTATCCTAGAGTCCCTTCGTTTTCCAatcctttttctgctttattgCAGTATGAGTgacaaaaataattgtaatatatttaaagtgtatacaTTGTGGTGATGTGTTTCACGTAGACACAGTAAAAGGATCACCTCCATAGGGTTCATTAGTTCCCATCGCCTCCCATatatatctgttttctttttcattatttttttctcccttcctcccatcccgcaccctgcttccttccttcctttccttctctccttccttctctccttccttcctccctccctccctccctcccttcctctttctttcttctttctttctttctttctttctttctttctttcttctttttctttctttcttttttgtgagaacatttaaattctaaCTATCTAGCAAATGTCAGTTTTATGATGCAATATCACAGCCACAGTCACCGTATTTCACATTTGGCTTTCTAATCGTGGGGGATGCGATGCTACCTCACCGGGAATGGCCGTCTGGGTTGTCCCTTATGCTTTCTCAGTGCCACGGCTTATGGGATGAAGGTGACATCACCGACAGTGGCACAGACAAGGAAGAGTCGGATGATGAGCTGTCCCTCAGTCATGGCAGGAGAGCCTCCTCTGATTCTCTGAAATCCATCAACCTGGCCGCGTCAGCGGAGTCGGTGCACGTGTCCTTCCTGGAGCAGCCCACGGCCATCCGGAGGAAGCGATCGGGCAGTAGCTCCCAGATATCCCCCAGATCCAGCTTTTCTTCCAATAGGTCCAAAAGAGGTATCTGTCGCATGATTTCCTTAGGCTGGAAAAACTCTGAGTTTTCTGGTTGTTCCGGTGCCAGTGGGTCTGGGTCTTGGGCAGGGGCGTTTACGGGGTGCTCTCAAGGAGACAGATGTGGTGATGTGAGAAGAAAGTGCTTTGACATCACAGACTCAAGTTCAGTTCGTAGCTcaactgtgtgacctggggcagcCATATCGTTCTTTAAAACATCTGATTCCTTCCCAGGACGAGGATTTGGGGTCGTTGTGAAAAGCGGCCAGCACACTGCCTCGTATAGTAAGTGCTGGGCACATGCAAGTTTTTAAATCTTATCCAGAGATATGAGATATTTCAGGGTGTGTCCAGAATGCTATACAtcacaatttattttgaaaatatttttagattttatcagTGGAAACTTTTAGCAAAACCACCTATTTATTCCCTAAGCTAGTTAATTTCTAACTAAATAGTTGGGTATTATCAGCAGATAGACAAGCTCTCCAGTTTCCACTCTTGGAGAAATTGGGTTTTTGTATTTATAGTGCTCCTGCCTGAAGCTTTCCAAACACCCGTGTATTCATCTTCAGAATACACTTTTCAGGCAGGCACCAGCAGTCATCCATATTCGTTTTACAGTTAGAGAAATCTGGACATGAAAAAGGCATGGGGCATGGACCCAATCTGGAAAACCCACAACCTGGGACCCCGTTTAGCACGATAAAAACTATTCTTCCAatctatttcttcctggaataAAGATCatataacaggggcgcctgggtggctcagtctgttaagcatccaactcttggtttcggctcaggtcttgatctctaagttcatgggtttgagccccatgtcaggctctgcactggtagaatggagcctgctcaggattctctcttgtgccctttctctgccccacccctgc is a window encoding:
- the LOC122203104 gene encoding piezo-type mechanosensitive ion channel component 2-like yields the protein MFSMDMSSSSADSGSLASSEPTQCTMLYSRQGTTETIAEVEAEQDDEAVAKDADQGGEEAADLGPEEASEASEAGLTPDAELPHYSTEDGDVEAPPSYSKAVSFERLSFGSRDDSAGQSHMAVSPDESRSDRLESSILPPLTHELTASELLLNKMFHDDELEESEKFYVGQPRFLLLFYATYNTLVARSEMVCYFVIILNHMVSASMITLVLPILIFLWAMLSVPRPSRRFWMMAIVYTEVAIVVKYFFQFGFFPWNKNVELNKDKPFHPPNIIGVEKKEGYVLYDLIQLLALFFHRSILKCHGLWDEGDITDSGTDKEESDDELSLSHGRRASSDSLKSINLAASAESVHVSFLEQPTAIRRKRSGSSSQISPRSSFSSNRSKRGSTSTRNSSQKGSSVLSIKQKSKRELYMEKLQEHLIKAKAFTIKKTLQIYVPIRQFFYNLIHPDYSAVTDVYVLMFLADTVDFVIIVFGFWAFGKHSAAADITSSLSEDQVPGPFLVMVLIQFGTMVVDRALYLRKTVLGKVIFQVILVFGIHFWMFFILPGVTERKFSQNLVFQLWYFVKCVYFGLSAYQIRCGYPTRVLGNFLTKSYNYVNLFLFQGFRLIPFLTELRAVMD